Proteins from one Polymorphobacter megasporae genomic window:
- a CDS encoding OmpA family protein, protein MANDRNNTDGAPPSHVHIEKGKSVNWLAWMALGLGLLALLWALTRHRDTPISTETVSTTTTSPVAAVGSTVDPTPSSTVGATTTASVSTLGAYLAGNEAAPRTFAFDTMHFATSSSELTAPDRSTVDDVAGVLGKYQQTNIKIVGYADARGAADANQKLGLDRANAVKAALVGKGIAAGRIGTGSGGAADPVNTNATSSGQAENRRTELVVVNR, encoded by the coding sequence ATGGCCAACGACCGCAACAATACCGACGGCGCCCCGCCGAGCCACGTCCACATCGAAAAGGGCAAGTCGGTCAACTGGCTGGCATGGATGGCGCTCGGCCTTGGCTTGCTGGCGCTGTTGTGGGCGCTGACACGCCACCGGGACACCCCGATCTCGACCGAGACCGTTTCGACGACCACCACATCGCCCGTCGCGGCAGTCGGTTCAACTGTTGATCCGACCCCTAGCTCAACTGTTGGGGCGACTACGACCGCGTCTGTTAGTACCCTTGGTGCCTATCTTGCCGGTAACGAAGCGGCACCGCGCACCTTCGCCTTCGATACGATGCACTTCGCGACGTCGTCGAGCGAGCTGACCGCACCGGACAGGTCGACGGTCGATGATGTCGCTGGCGTGCTCGGCAAGTACCAACAGACGAACATCAAGATCGTCGGGTACGCAGATGCCCGTGGCGCCGCTGATGCCAACCAGAAGCTTGGTCTCGACCGTGCGAACGCGGTCAAGGCTGCCTTGGTCGGCAAGGGCATAGCCGCCGGTCGTATCGGTACCGGCAGCGGCGGAGCCGCCGACCCGGTGAACACCAATGCGACGTCGTCCGGCCAGGCGGAGAACCGCCGCACCGAGCTCGTCGTCGTCAACCGCTAA
- a CDS encoding DUF2382 domain-containing protein, protein MRIDKRKVETGKVRVRTVVDEEPVVVRATLSGNYVTVDRIPVNRVVDAAPPPREVDGVMIISVVEERIRVVRELVLIEEVHMRDVQTSEPFEQTVMRRVMRAEIEREHIDREIN, encoded by the coding sequence GTGCGCATCGACAAGCGCAAGGTCGAAACCGGCAAGGTTCGGGTGCGCACCGTCGTCGACGAGGAGCCGGTCGTCGTCCGCGCCACCCTGTCGGGCAATTACGTCACCGTCGACCGCATCCCGGTCAACCGCGTCGTCGATGCTGCACCGCCGCCGCGTGAAGTCGATGGCGTCATGATCATCTCGGTCGTCGAAGAGCGCATTCGCGTTGTCCGCGAGCTTGTTCTCATCGAGGAGGTCCATATGCGCGATGTGCAGACCTCCGAGCCGTTCGAGCAAACCGTAATGCGCCGCGTCATGCGTGCCGAGATTGAACGTGAACACATCGATCGGGAGATAAATTAA